In the genome of Gloeomargarita sp. SKYB120, one region contains:
- the hemW gene encoding radical SAM family heme chaperone HemW — MAQAAYVHIPFCRQRCHYCDFPVVVDARVDSPWRAAYLAALVREIQLTPAVGGPLTSVFFGGGTPSLLTPAELASVLQALERQFGFAEGIEISLEADPGTPGIAYLRDYQRLGVNRLSVGVQSFTPQLLRASGRTHTVEDIAEAVAQIHRCGWENWNLDLLQGLPGQTLADWQADLTQAVRAQPTHLSTYDLTLEPKTRFYRAVQRGQLALPDEALTAQMYEMAHAFLESHGYEHYEISNYARPGYQCRHNLTYWRNQPYYGFGLGATSYVNQVRFQRPTTLRGYFQWVEQQAQRGVVQYPDPPLTPEETLIEGLLLGLRLKEGVSLADLLQNVPEPARSLYHTRIQQTLQAYADVKWVGHAGARWFLLAPQGFLMANTVLVQVWQAMETGAPPPALTLSSA; from the coding sequence ATGGCCCAGGCGGCCTACGTTCATATCCCCTTTTGCCGCCAGCGCTGCCATTACTGCGACTTTCCAGTGGTAGTGGATGCGCGGGTGGATTCCCCCTGGCGCGCGGCCTACCTGGCGGCTCTGGTGCGGGAGATCCAGCTAACGCCGGCGGTGGGGGGGCCGCTCACGTCAGTCTTTTTTGGCGGTGGGACGCCCTCGTTGCTCACGCCTGCCGAACTTGCCTCTGTCTTGCAAGCGCTAGAGCGTCAGTTTGGGTTTGCCGAGGGCATCGAAATCTCCCTGGAAGCCGACCCTGGCACGCCGGGAATTGCCTACCTACGGGATTACCAGCGACTGGGGGTCAATCGCTTGAGCGTGGGGGTGCAGAGTTTTACGCCCCAGCTCTTGCGCGCGAGTGGCCGAACCCACACAGTGGAAGACATCGCCGAGGCCGTGGCGCAAATTCATCGATGCGGCTGGGAAAACTGGAATTTGGATTTGCTGCAGGGCCTGCCCGGGCAGACACTCGCCGATTGGCAAGCCGATTTGACCCAAGCCGTGCGGGCCCAACCGACTCATCTTTCCACGTACGACTTGACGCTGGAACCCAAGACCCGTTTTTACCGAGCGGTGCAGCGGGGGCAACTGGCCCTGCCGGATGAGGCACTCACGGCGCAGATGTACGAAATGGCCCATGCCTTCTTGGAAAGCCACGGCTACGAGCACTACGAGATTTCCAACTATGCGCGACCGGGGTACCAGTGCCGGCACAACTTGACCTACTGGCGCAACCAACCCTACTACGGGTTTGGCCTGGGAGCGACGAGCTATGTCAATCAAGTGCGTTTTCAGCGGCCCACCACCCTGCGTGGGTATTTCCAGTGGGTGGAGCAGCAGGCACAGCGGGGTGTGGTGCAGTACCCAGACCCCCCCCTGACGCCTGAAGAGACGCTTATCGAGGGGCTGTTGCTAGGACTGCGGCTGAAGGAGGGAGTGTCTCTGGCAGACCTGCTCCAAAACGTTCCCGAGCCAGCCCGTTCCCTCTACCACACCCGCATCCAACAAACCCTGCAGGCGTACGCCGACGTCAAATGGGTGGGCCATGCCGGAGCGCGCTGGTTTCTCCTGGCACCCCAGGGGTTTCTCATGGCGAACACGGTTTTGGTCCAGGTGTGGCAAGCGATGGAGACAGGGGCACCACCACCGGCGCTGACGTTGTCCAGCGCTTGA
- a CDS encoding MFS transporter, with translation MNALPSQPGPAGSSLWRSGNFLLLWLAQVFSQVGDKVYLVLMTTLLDQQLGDQAQITPWVSGIMVAFTIPAVLFGSVAGVLVDRWRKQQVLLWTNGLRGALVLLLVPVLGLGWSPWRTWLFLLAVTFAVSTLTQFFAPAEQAAIPLLVPKEQLLSANSLYTTTMMGSLVVGFALGDPLLRWASHWLPQGPELLVAGAYWSAALLLVGLRAPERVLTVTHTFAQVWQDLREGWAMLQARPLLGKAVARLVVLYSVFAALAVLTIQLAEQLLRPSQFGFLLAAAGVGVALGALMLHLWPGLGQWPGGGSLVMGGAFIGLALTTHSLVGAFLWHGLLGFGAALATIPLQTLLQTETPEAMRGKVFGLQNNAVNIALSLPLAVTGVLATSVGLPTVFLGLAGVMFLVVSW, from the coding sequence ATGAACGCGCTCCCCTCCCAACCTGGTCCTGCGGGGTCGAGTTTGTGGCGCAGTGGGAATTTTCTGCTCCTGTGGCTGGCCCAGGTCTTTTCCCAGGTCGGGGACAAGGTGTACCTAGTGCTAATGACGACGCTGCTGGATCAGCAGTTGGGCGACCAGGCCCAGATCACGCCCTGGGTGAGCGGCATTATGGTGGCTTTCACAATTCCGGCAGTGCTCTTCGGCTCGGTGGCGGGCGTGTTGGTGGACCGCTGGCGCAAGCAACAGGTGCTGCTGTGGACGAATGGGCTGCGGGGGGCGTTGGTATTGCTGCTGGTGCCGGTGCTGGGATTGGGCTGGTCGCCCTGGCGTACCTGGTTGTTTTTGCTGGCGGTGACGTTTGCCGTATCCACGCTTACCCAGTTTTTCGCCCCGGCGGAGCAGGCGGCCATCCCCCTGCTGGTGCCCAAGGAGCAGCTGCTGTCGGCCAATTCTCTCTACACCACCACGATGATGGGGTCGTTAGTCGTCGGCTTTGCCCTGGGTGACCCGTTGTTACGCTGGGCTTCCCACTGGTTGCCCCAGGGGCCAGAGTTGCTGGTGGCGGGGGCCTACTGGAGCGCCGCGCTGTTGTTGGTAGGACTGCGGGCGCCGGAGCGCGTCCTGACCGTCACCCACACCTTCGCGCAGGTCTGGCAGGATTTGCGGGAGGGCTGGGCAATGTTGCAGGCCAGACCGCTGCTGGGCAAAGCGGTAGCCCGGTTGGTGGTGCTGTATAGCGTGTTTGCGGCGCTGGCGGTTTTGACCATTCAACTGGCGGAACAGCTCCTGCGGCCTTCCCAGTTCGGGTTTTTGTTGGCGGCGGCGGGGGTGGGGGTCGCTTTAGGGGCGCTAATGCTGCATCTCTGGCCTGGGCTGGGACAGTGGCCTGGCGGAGGCAGCCTGGTCATGGGCGGCGCTTTTATAGGGCTGGCGTTGACTACCCATAGCTTGGTGGGCGCCTTTCTCTGGCATGGACTGCTAGGGTTCGGAGCAGCCCTTGCGACCATTCCCCTGCAGACGCTCCTGCAAACGGAGACGCCGGAGGCGATGCGGGGCAAAGTGTTTGGTCTCCAAAACAATGCTGTCAACATTGCCCTGAGCCTGCCCCTAGCGGTCACGGGCGTGCTGGCAACCTCCGTGGGGTTGCCGACCGTCTTTCTCGGCCTGGCGGGTGTCATGTTCCTGGTGGTGAGCTGGTAG
- the recO gene encoding DNA repair protein RecO, which yields MGRTYQVTAINLQCQSLGEADRLLTILSPERGLQRVVAPGARKLSSPLAGLTGLLTVNRLELRVGRSLDRITQATLVQTHQHLAQDYTRWVVAQYLTELVLGQALANAAQGDLYQTFSALLAEVAHVPPEHPWEMLVRGLWRLLTIAGWQPQVRLCCLTGRPVEPGQRVGFSIPLGGLVRLPLPPDVPPCRILSPAQVEALQALADAPDAPLPTPAPWRSLEALLRPYAEYHLERPIRSASLLYSTITLVSATGS from the coding sequence ATGGGGCGCACCTACCAGGTCACAGCGATCAACCTGCAGTGCCAGAGCCTTGGGGAAGCGGACCGGCTGTTGACCATCCTGAGTCCTGAGCGCGGCTTGCAACGGGTGGTCGCCCCAGGCGCCCGCAAACTCTCGTCGCCCCTGGCGGGGTTGACCGGCCTGTTGACGGTGAATCGGTTGGAGTTGCGCGTGGGGCGTTCCCTGGACCGGATTACCCAGGCGACCCTGGTACAAACCCATCAGCACCTGGCCCAGGACTACACCCGTTGGGTGGTGGCCCAGTATTTGACGGAACTGGTGCTGGGGCAAGCGCTGGCGAATGCGGCGCAAGGGGACCTATACCAGACGTTTAGCGCCCTGCTAGCGGAGGTCGCTCACGTGCCGCCGGAGCATCCCTGGGAAATGCTAGTGCGCGGCCTGTGGCGGTTGTTGACCATCGCGGGTTGGCAACCCCAGGTGCGCTTGTGTTGCCTGACGGGACGTCCGGTGGAGCCAGGTCAACGGGTGGGCTTTAGTATTCCGTTGGGGGGCCTGGTACGGTTGCCCTTGCCGCCAGACGTGCCTCCCTGTCGTATCCTATCGCCGGCGCAGGTCGAGGCGCTGCAGGCGTTGGCTGATGCTCCAGACGCACCCCTGCCGACTCCTGCGCCTTGGCGGAGCTTGGAAGCCCTGTTGCGTCCCTACGCGGAATACCATCTGGAGCGGCCCATCCGGTCGGCTTCCCTGCTGTATAGTACGATTACGCTCGTCTCTGCGACTGGTTCATGA
- the htpG gene encoding molecular chaperone HtpG: MFEQGTITIHTQNIFPIIKKSLYSDHEVFLRELVSNGVDAIEKLKMVAYAGETELGDFQPEIVIAIDKDKRQLSISDNGIGMTADEVKKYINQVAFSSAEEFIQKYQAGDRPLIGHFGLGFYSAFMVAQQVEIDTLSYRKDAEAVHWTCSGSPEFTLRSSERQQRGTTVTLTLMEGEEEYLEPSRIRELVKKYCDFLPVPIKLNGEVLNRQRAIWRESPSSLSEQDYLEFYRYLYPLQEEPLLWVHLQTDYPFLLNGILYFPKLQPDIDVTRSQLKLFCNQVFVSDHCEEILPRFLLPMRGVIDSPDIPLNVSRSALQMDRTVRRIGDFIAKKVADRLRELFEGDFDRYTRIWPDLGLFVKYGCINDEKFKKQVQEILIYRTTAALPAPNGQGDATFHYTTLQGYLDRAKGRHDNRVFYATDEAAQATYIALHQSQGLEVLFMDSFIDPHFIHFLEREYPNVKFSRVDADLDARLLDTNKAAEIIDPRTNKTRAQLVQELFQTYLEKPKVTIRTESLTGAAPPAMILLPEALRRLRDMTALFQQQKPDFPEEHTLVVNLAHPLVDNLVRLAQETVVAGSRETLLRNLCRHIYDLAMLAQKPLDPEGMKAFVERASDVLTQLTTPGAV; this comes from the coding sequence ATGTTCGAGCAAGGCACCATTACGATTCACACACAAAATATTTTTCCCATCATCAAAAAGTCCTTGTATTCGGACCACGAAGTCTTTTTGCGGGAACTGGTCTCCAACGGGGTGGACGCCATCGAAAAATTGAAAATGGTGGCCTATGCGGGTGAAACGGAACTGGGGGATTTTCAACCGGAAATTGTAATTGCGATTGATAAGGACAAGCGCCAGCTCAGTATCAGCGATAACGGCATCGGGATGACCGCCGACGAGGTGAAGAAATATATCAACCAGGTGGCTTTTTCCAGCGCTGAGGAATTTATTCAGAAATACCAGGCGGGCGACCGACCCCTGATTGGGCACTTTGGGCTGGGGTTTTACTCGGCGTTCATGGTGGCGCAACAGGTGGAGATTGACACGCTGTCCTACAGAAAAGATGCGGAAGCGGTCCATTGGACCTGCAGCGGCTCGCCGGAATTTACCCTGCGTTCTTCAGAGCGCCAGCAGCGAGGGACTACGGTGACCCTGACGCTGATGGAGGGGGAGGAGGAATACCTAGAACCGTCGCGGATCCGGGAACTGGTGAAAAAATACTGCGATTTTCTGCCGGTGCCCATCAAGTTAAACGGGGAAGTCCTGAACCGGCAACGGGCGATCTGGCGCGAGTCCCCTAGCAGTCTCAGCGAACAGGATTACTTGGAGTTTTATCGCTACCTCTATCCCCTGCAGGAGGAGCCGCTGCTTTGGGTGCATTTGCAGACCGATTACCCCTTTTTGCTCAACGGCATTCTCTATTTCCCTAAACTGCAACCGGACATTGACGTCACCCGCAGCCAGCTCAAGCTCTTTTGCAACCAGGTCTTTGTCAGCGACCACTGTGAAGAAATCCTGCCTCGGTTTCTGCTGCCGATGCGGGGCGTCATTGACAGCCCCGACATTCCCTTGAACGTTTCCCGCAGCGCCCTGCAAATGGACCGGACGGTGCGCCGCATTGGGGATTTCATTGCCAAGAAAGTGGCAGACCGCCTACGGGAATTGTTTGAGGGGGATTTTGACCGCTACACCCGCATCTGGCCCGACCTGGGACTGTTTGTGAAATACGGTTGCATCAATGACGAAAAGTTCAAAAAACAGGTGCAGGAGATTCTCATCTATCGCACGACGGCGGCGTTGCCTGCACCCAACGGCCAGGGCGATGCCACGTTCCATTACACCACGCTGCAGGGCTATCTAGACCGAGCTAAGGGACGGCACGACAACCGCGTGTTTTACGCCACCGACGAAGCGGCGCAGGCGACCTATATTGCCCTGCACCAGAGCCAGGGGCTCGAGGTGCTGTTTATGGATAGCTTCATCGACCCCCACTTTATCCACTTCCTAGAGCGGGAGTACCCCAACGTCAAATTCAGCCGGGTGGATGCGGACCTGGACGCTCGCTTGCTCGATACCAACAAGGCGGCGGAAATCATTGACCCCCGAACCAACAAAACCCGCGCGCAACTGGTGCAGGAACTTTTCCAGACCTATCTCGAAAAACCGAAGGTCACGATTCGCACCGAATCCCTGACGGGTGCCGCGCCGCCGGCGATGATCTTGCTGCCGGAAGCCCTGCGACGCCTGCGGGATATGACGGCTCTGTTCCAGCAACAAAAACCGGACTTTCCGGAAGAGCACACGCTGGTGGTGAACCTGGCCCATCCGTTAGTGGACAACCTGGTGCGACTGGCGCAGGAGACGGTGGTGGCTGGGTCGCGGGAGACGCTGCTGCGGAATCTGTGCCGGCACATCTATGACCTGGCCATGCTGGCCCAAAAGCCTCTGGACCCAGAAGGCATGAAGGCGTTTGTGGAGCGGGCCAGTGACGTGTTGACGCAACTGACCACGCCGGGAGCGGTTTGA
- a CDS encoding DUF427 domain-containing protein, with protein MNAPLPRESVWDYPRPPRVEPVPYRIEIYTQGICLAATNRAYRVLETSHPPVYYLPPDDIQMQYLRPNRRRTFCEWKGWAHYYDLHLGKQLVPDVAWTYPEPTPGYRVIRNYLAFYAQKLDRCVMNGEVVQPQPGGFYGGWITSNLVGPFKGEPGTENW; from the coding sequence ATGAACGCCCCGCTGCCCCGGGAATCCGTGTGGGATTATCCCCGCCCGCCACGCGTGGAACCGGTGCCCTACCGGATTGAAATTTACACCCAGGGGATTTGCTTGGCGGCAACCAACCGGGCTTACCGGGTGCTGGAAACTAGCCATCCCCCCGTTTACTACCTGCCGCCCGACGATATTCAAATGCAATATCTCCGTCCGAACCGCCGCCGGACGTTCTGTGAGTGGAAGGGCTGGGCGCATTACTACGACCTGCACCTAGGAAAACAACTGGTGCCTGACGTGGCCTGGACCTACCCCGAACCGACGCCAGGTTACCGGGTGATTCGTAACTATCTCGCGTTTTATGCCCAGAAGCTGGACCGCTGTGTGATGAATGGGGAGGTGGTCCAACCGCAACCGGGTGGGTTTTACGGGGGATGGATCACCAGCAATCTGGTGGGGCCATTCAAGGGAGAACCTGGCACTGAGAATTGGTAG
- the dxr gene encoding 1-deoxy-D-xylulose-5-phosphate reductoisomerase has protein sequence MKRITVLGSTGSIGTQTLDIVAQYPERFQVVGLTAGRNIGRLARQVQQFRPEVVAIQDAELLPELQAAIATVDPQPRLLAGAEGIAEVAAYGDAEMVVTGIVGCAGLLPTIAAIRAGKHIALANKETLIAGGPVILPLLAEYGVKLLPADSEHSAIFQCLQGVPPGGLRRIILTASGGAFRDWPLEKLAQVTVADALRHPNWNMGQKITIDSATLMNKGLEVIEAHFLFGLDYDHIDIVIHPQSIVHSLVELQDTSVLAQLGWPDMRLPLLYSLSWPERLPTPWRPLDLVSIGSLTFRAPDHQKYPCMQLAYAAGRAGGAMPAVLNAANEQAVNLFLAEKIGFNDIPRLIEQACAAYAPSNRSNPTLEELLAADAWARDYVLKRWTTSAPVVVPLSPSLATPGPKPCSP, from the coding sequence GTGAAGCGGATTACCGTTTTGGGGTCAACGGGTTCGATTGGGACGCAGACGCTGGACATCGTGGCCCAGTACCCCGAGCGGTTTCAGGTGGTGGGGCTAACGGCGGGACGCAACATTGGTCGGTTGGCCCGGCAGGTTCAGCAGTTTCGCCCAGAAGTGGTGGCGATTCAAGACGCTGAGTTGCTCCCGGAATTGCAGGCGGCGATTGCGACAGTGGACCCCCAACCCCGCTTGCTGGCGGGTGCAGAAGGAATTGCGGAAGTGGCCGCCTACGGGGATGCAGAGATGGTGGTCACAGGGATCGTGGGGTGCGCTGGTCTCTTGCCTACGATTGCCGCGATTCGCGCGGGAAAACACATCGCCTTGGCTAACAAGGAAACCCTGATTGCCGGTGGCCCAGTGATCTTACCCCTGCTAGCAGAATACGGCGTGAAATTATTGCCGGCGGATTCGGAACATTCGGCGATTTTCCAGTGTTTGCAGGGCGTGCCGCCAGGGGGATTACGGCGCATTATCTTGACGGCGTCGGGGGGTGCGTTTCGAGACTGGCCGCTGGAGAAACTGGCCCAGGTCACGGTTGCCGATGCCCTGAGACACCCCAACTGGAACATGGGCCAAAAAATCACGATTGATTCGGCCACGTTGATGAACAAGGGGTTGGAGGTCATCGAGGCCCATTTCCTGTTCGGCCTGGACTACGACCACATCGACATCGTGATCCATCCCCAGAGCATTGTGCATTCGCTGGTCGAGTTGCAGGATACGTCAGTCCTGGCGCAGTTGGGCTGGCCGGATATGCGCTTGCCCTTGCTGTATAGCTTGTCCTGGCCGGAGCGGTTGCCCACCCCCTGGAGGCCCCTGGATTTGGTCAGCATCGGCAGTCTGACGTTTCGGGCGCCGGACCACCAGAAGTATCCCTGTATGCAGTTGGCATACGCGGCGGGTCGGGCAGGGGGTGCCATGCCGGCGGTGTTGAATGCGGCCAACGAACAGGCGGTGAACCTGTTTCTCGCCGAAAAGATTGGGTTTAACGACATTCCCCGGTTGATTGAGCAGGCCTGCGCTGCTTACGCGCCGTCGAATCGGTCCAACCCCACCCTGGAGGAGCTGCTGGCGGCGGATGCCTGGGCGCGGGACTACGTGCTCAAGCGCTGGACAACGTCAGCGCCGGTGGTGGTGCCCCTGTCTCCATCGCTTGCCACACCTGGACCAAAACCGTGTTCGCCATGA
- a CDS encoding Rne/Rng family ribonuclease, translated as MSKQIILAEQHRIAAVFADDQIQELVVATGHLQVGDIFLGVVENVLPGIDAAFVNIGDPERNGFIHVSDLGPLRLKKTAGAITELLMPQQKVLVQVMKEPTGNKGPRLTGNITLPGRYLVLMPYGRGVFLSQRIQNENERHRLRALAVLIKPPQMGLLVRTEAEGVNEEAIMEDLESLKRQWEKIQRDAANARGPGLLSRDDDFIQRVLRDFYSAQVNRIVTDTAEGVKRVKQQLSAWCGGKLPPGLLVDHHREPIPILEYFRVNAAIREALKPRVDLPKGGYIVIEPTEALTVIDVNSGSFTRSATSRETVLWTNYEAATEIARQLRLRNIGGVIIVDFIDMEDRRDQLQLLEHFSKVLKNDKARPQIVHLSDLGLVELTRKRQGQSIYELFGQPCPHCNGLGHLVRLPGQTTAETITPSIPRPAVTSERPESVEELGFAPSPNPELGYTTPLYPVVPLGSSERPSSSNNRRRHRRYEKPAPRVTEPEPPPFATPNPTPPTTTSNGTREQHLRRRPPKPTPPATQVVTVGMTPEEQTVYAEMGVSPLVLTGQTHLQDVVVEVRLPEEVAAMKAEAPSEPAVSETETPPPEPTPAPATSAVATETATPETPPVTDTRRRRRRSTTLTLAESPTASE; from the coding sequence ATGTCTAAACAGATTATTCTGGCCGAACAACATCGGATTGCTGCCGTATTTGCCGATGACCAAATTCAAGAGTTGGTGGTGGCAACCGGCCATTTGCAAGTGGGGGACATCTTTTTGGGCGTGGTGGAAAATGTGTTGCCGGGGATTGATGCCGCGTTTGTCAATATCGGCGACCCGGAACGCAACGGGTTTATCCACGTGTCGGACTTGGGTCCCTTGCGCTTGAAAAAGACGGCAGGCGCCATCACCGAGCTGTTGATGCCTCAACAGAAGGTGCTGGTGCAGGTGATGAAGGAACCCACCGGCAACAAAGGGCCACGCCTGACGGGAAATATCACGCTGCCGGGCCGCTACCTGGTGCTGATGCCCTATGGCCGGGGCGTGTTTCTGTCCCAACGCATCCAAAACGAAAACGAACGTCACCGGCTGCGGGCCTTGGCGGTGTTGATTAAACCGCCGCAGATGGGCCTGCTAGTGCGCACGGAGGCGGAAGGGGTCAACGAAGAGGCCATCATGGAGGACCTAGAAAGCCTCAAGCGCCAGTGGGAAAAAATCCAGCGGGACGCCGCAAACGCGCGGGGACCGGGCCTGCTCAGCCGGGATGACGACTTTATCCAGCGGGTGTTGCGGGATTTCTACAGCGCCCAGGTTAACCGCATCGTCACGGATACCGCTGAGGGGGTCAAGCGGGTCAAGCAGCAGTTGAGTGCTTGGTGTGGGGGAAAACTGCCACCGGGCCTGCTAGTGGACCACCACCGCGAACCCATCCCTATCCTGGAGTATTTCCGGGTGAATGCGGCGATCCGGGAAGCCCTCAAACCCCGCGTGGACTTGCCCAAGGGCGGCTATATCGTCATTGAACCAACCGAAGCCCTGACGGTGATTGACGTGAACTCGGGGTCGTTTACCCGTTCAGCCACGTCGCGGGAGACGGTGTTGTGGACAAACTACGAGGCGGCGACGGAAATTGCCCGACAGCTCCGGTTGCGCAACATCGGCGGCGTCATCATCGTGGACTTTATTGACATGGAGGACCGGCGCGACCAACTGCAACTGCTGGAGCACTTCAGCAAGGTCCTGAAGAACGATAAGGCGCGGCCCCAGATTGTTCACCTGTCCGATTTGGGACTGGTGGAATTAACTCGCAAGCGCCAGGGACAAAGTATCTACGAGTTGTTTGGGCAACCCTGTCCCCACTGCAACGGGTTGGGGCACCTAGTGCGGCTACCAGGTCAAACGACGGCAGAGACAATCACGCCCAGCATTCCCCGCCCGGCGGTTACCAGCGAGCGACCCGAGAGCGTGGAGGAGCTGGGGTTTGCTCCGAGTCCCAATCCCGAGCTGGGCTATACCACGCCGCTTTATCCCGTCGTACCCCTAGGGAGCAGCGAGCGCCCCAGCAGTAGCAACAACCGGCGTCGCCATCGCCGCTATGAAAAACCTGCTCCTCGGGTGACGGAGCCGGAACCCCCGCCGTTTGCCACACCTAACCCGACGCCTCCAACCACTACCAGCAATGGCACGCGGGAGCAGCACCTGCGCCGGCGACCTCCGAAACCAACGCCTCCGGCGACCCAGGTGGTGACGGTGGGAATGACGCCGGAGGAACAGACGGTTTATGCCGAAATGGGGGTGTCGCCGTTGGTGCTGACCGGCCAGACCCATCTCCAGGACGTGGTGGTGGAAGTGCGATTGCCCGAGGAGGTGGCGGCTATGAAGGCGGAAGCGCCCTCGGAACCGGCGGTTAGCGAAACGGAAACACCGCCGCCTGAACCTACTCCCGCGCCTGCGACATCGGCTGTCGCTACCGAAACGGCAACGCCGGAAACACCTCCAGTCACGGATACGCGGCGGCGGCGGCGGCGTTCAACGACCCTGACGCTGGCGGAAAGCCCGACGGCTAGCGAGTAA
- a CDS encoding acylphosphatase, with product MQAVQVWISGRVQGVGFRAATRQQALQLGLDGWVQNLPDGRVWAVFAGASEAVETMLAWCHHGPPAAHVTSVVVEPYAAPVPPGFHVR from the coding sequence ATGCAAGCCGTACAGGTGTGGATTTCCGGACGGGTGCAGGGGGTGGGTTTTCGCGCGGCGACTCGTCAGCAGGCTCTGCAGCTCGGCCTAGACGGTTGGGTGCAGAACTTGCCTGATGGACGGGTGTGGGCGGTGTTTGCCGGCGCGTCAGAGGCGGTCGAGACGATGCTGGCCTGGTGCCACCACGGGCCGCCGGCGGCGCACGTGACTTCGGTGGTGGTGGAACCCTACGCAGCGCCGGTGCCGCCAGGCTTTCACGTCCGTTGA